Proteins encoded within one genomic window of Coprococcus phoceensis:
- the rplW gene encoding 50S ribosomal protein L23, protein MADIKYYDVILKPVITEKSMELMADKKYTFLVHTQATKNQIKEAVEKMFAGTKVKSVNTMNLDGKTKRRGMTFGKTAKTKKAIVQLTAESADIEIFEGL, encoded by the coding sequence ATGGCAGACATTAAATACTATGACGTAATCCTTAAACCAGTAATCACTGAAAAATCTATGGAGCTTATGGCTGACAAGAAATACACTTTCTTAGTTCACACACAGGCTACAAAGAATCAGATTAAAGAAGCAGTTGAAAAAATGTTCGCAGGAACAAAAGTAAAAAGCGTAAATACTATGAATCTTGATGGAAAAACAAAAAGACGTGGTATGACATTCGGAAAAACTGCTAAGACAAAAAAAGCAATCGTTCAGTTAACAGCTGAAAGCGCTGATATCGAAATTTTCGAAGGACTGTAA